TCTGGGGAAAAGGCCCGTTTCCGCGTCAATGTCGAAGTAAAGGCGCCTGAAGGTGGGCTTCGGAACAACTCACTGGTGCTCCTCCACCAACTGCTGACCGTTGACAAGGCACGACTAGGGCACTACTGGGGCCACTTGTCGTCCGGGACGATGCAAAAAGTAGACCAAGCAATCAAGATCAGTCTCGGTCTCATCCCGATCGATCCTTATGTCGCCGACCAGCAATAAGTACGCGTCACCTCGTTCGTCCTGGTATCGCGCTCGGCCAGGAACCACAGCCCACAGCCGGCGCGGTGATACCACCACTCGGTCTGCAGGCCGGCCTTGTTGGCCCGCATGTAGATAAAGTCGGCCCAGGCCTCGTCGCTGACTTCGAGCGGCTGGCGGGGCCGGGCGTTGCTTTCGCCGCCGTGGCGGAATTCAGCCACATTGCGGGGGCCGCAGTTGGGGCAGATGAGGAGGAGCATGGGAGGGAGGGGAGAGGGGGAGACGCAGGGAGAGGGAGACGGAGGGAAACAATCAACAATC
This is a stretch of genomic DNA from Caldilineales bacterium. It encodes these proteins:
- a CDS encoding type II toxin-antitoxin system PemK/MazF family toxin, translating into MTPYDDRFDVRRGDVFSVDFEPARGSEQGKVQPALIIQNDLGNRSSRTVIVAAIASGEKARFRVNVEVKAPEGGLRNNSLVLLHQLLTVDKARLGHYWGHLSSGTMQKVDQAIKISLGLIPIDPYVADQQ
- a CDS encoding sarcosine oxidase subunit delta, whose product is MLLLICPNCGPRNVAEFRHGGESNARPRQPLEVSDEAWADFIYMRANKAGLQTEWWYHRAGCGLWFLAERDTRTNEVTRTYCWSAT